From Streptomyces sp. NBC_00370, a single genomic window includes:
- a CDS encoding S8 family peptidase, with protein MAHLRSGRRRVLALTAGLALTASLALPAASASATTEAGRGTGAAAAPAADGPALTYVVNSGTGRSTADSVKRAIVRAGGTMVTSYDRIGVTVVTSKNPAFATTVRKARGVSSAGATRTAPLPAQSTTDTDTPKVLSAKEVAAATAKKTAAQDPLEPLQWDLPAIKADKAHEKTLGSRAVTVAVIDTGVDDTHPDIAPNFDRKASVNCVGGKPNTADGAWRPSAAESPHGTHVAGEIAAAKNGIGVTGVAPGVKVAGIKVATTEGFFYTEAVVCGFVWAAEHGVDVTNNSYYTDPWYFNCTTDPDQKALVDAITRASRYAESKGTVNVAAAGNESYDLASDSITDPSSPNDTTPGSRDIDPSKCFDIPTQLPGVVTVASTGAKGLKSSFSNYGRGIIDIAGPGGDSTSLQPPQAPATSGLILGPLPGGSWGYMAGTSMASPHVAGVAALIKSRHPHASAAVVKALLLAEADATACPDPYDIDGDGTADAVCQGGKQYNGFYGAGLVDALDAVRW; from the coding sequence ATGGCTCATCTGCGTTCCGGACGGCGGCGCGTACTGGCGCTGACCGCTGGTCTGGCGCTCACCGCTTCGCTCGCCCTGCCCGCCGCTTCGGCCTCGGCGACGACGGAGGCGGGCAGGGGCACCGGTGCCGCCGCCGCGCCCGCCGCGGACGGACCGGCGCTGACCTATGTCGTCAACAGCGGGACCGGCCGTTCGACCGCCGATTCGGTGAAGAGAGCGATCGTCAGAGCCGGCGGCACGATGGTGACGTCGTACGACCGGATAGGAGTCACGGTCGTCACCTCGAAGAACCCCGCCTTCGCCACGACCGTCCGCAAGGCCAGGGGCGTCTCGTCGGCGGGTGCCACCCGTACGGCGCCGCTGCCCGCCCAGTCCACGACGGACACCGACACGCCCAAGGTGCTCTCCGCCAAGGAGGTCGCGGCGGCGACGGCGAAGAAGACGGCGGCCCAGGACCCGCTGGAGCCCCTGCAGTGGGACCTGCCCGCCATCAAGGCGGACAAGGCCCACGAGAAGACGCTCGGCAGCCGTGCCGTCACGGTCGCCGTCATCGACACGGGTGTCGACGACACCCACCCGGACATCGCGCCGAACTTCGACCGCAAGGCATCGGTCAACTGTGTGGGCGGCAAGCCCAACACGGCTGACGGCGCCTGGCGGCCGAGCGCGGCGGAGAGCCCGCACGGCACGCATGTGGCGGGCGAGATCGCCGCGGCGAAGAACGGCATCGGCGTCACCGGTGTCGCGCCGGGTGTGAAGGTGGCCGGCATCAAGGTCGCCACGACGGAGGGCTTCTTCTACACGGAGGCCGTCGTCTGCGGCTTCGTGTGGGCCGCCGAGCACGGCGTCGACGTGACGAACAACAGCTACTACACCGACCCGTGGTACTTCAACTGCACCACCGACCCGGACCAGAAGGCCCTGGTCGACGCGATCACCCGGGCCAGCAGGTACGCAGAGAGCAAGGGCACGGTCAACGTGGCCGCGGCGGGCAACGAGAGCTACGACCTCGCGTCGGACTCGATCACCGACCCGTCGAGCCCGAACGACACCACGCCGGGCAGCCGGGACATCGACCCGTCCAAGTGCTTCGACATCCCGACCCAGTTGCCGGGTGTGGTGACCGTCGCCTCCACCGGGGCCAAGGGGTTGAAGTCGTCGTTCTCCAACTACGGACGCGGCATCATCGACATCGCCGGTCCCGGCGGTGACAGCACGTCACTCCAGCCGCCGCAGGCCCCGGCCACCAGCGGGCTCATCCTCGGCCCGCTGCCCGGCGGTTCGTGGGGCTACATGGCCGGTACGTCGATGGCGTCCCCGCACGTCGCCGGTGTCGCCGCGCTGATCAAGTCGCGCCATCCGCACGCCTCCGCCGCCGTGGTGAAGGCGCTGCTGCTGGCCGAGGCCGACGCGACGGCCTGCCCGGACCCGTACGACATCGACGGTGACGGCACGGCCGACGCGGTGTGCCAGGGCGGCAAGCAGTACAACGGCTTCTACGGGGCGGGCCTCGTGGACGCGCTGGACGCGGTGCGCTGGTAA